Genomic DNA from Halobaculum sp. CBA1158:
GAGGTTCATCAGCGCCACCGGGATGACGATGTCCGAGAACGCCGAGACGACGACGGCGACGCTCGGCACGAACGTCCGGAACAGCGCGAACACGAGCGCCGCCATGCCCGCGAACGCGACGCCCACGCCCAACAGCGCGAGCTGTTGGGTGTCGGCCCCGAAGTTCGCCGACACGGAGTCGATCGACCGGATATCGAAACCGGCGTCATCGGCCTGCGCCTCCAGTTCGTCGGTACTCGCCTCCGACGATTGGAACGTCACGACGTACACGTCACCCGCCCCGACCCGCTGAACGCTGTCCGGTGTCGCCGTGAACGCCGAACGGATGTCCTCGCGTGCCTGTGCGTCGTTCGGGGCGTCGACGGCGATGCGAAGCTCCGTCCCGCCCGTGAAGTCGAGTCCGGGGTCGACCGGCGCGCCCGTGACGGCGTAGGAGCCGCCGATGACGAGGAGGGCCGCGGCCAACACCGCCAGCGGGATCGCCGCGAGCTGCCGGTTACTGTACCGGGTGTAATCGACCTCCGGTACCTCGAATCGAGCC
This window encodes:
- the secF gene encoding protein translocase subunit SecF, with translation MARFEVPEVDYTRYSNRQLAAIPLAVLAAALLVIGGSYAVTGAPVDPGLDFTGGTELRIAVDAPNDAQAREDIRSAFTATPDSVQRVGAGDVYVVTFQSSEASTDELEAQADDAGFDIRSIDSVSANFGADTQQLALLGVGVAFAGMAALVFALFRTFVPSVAVVVSAFSDIVIPVALMNLLGIELSLGTVAALLMLIGYSVDSDILLNNSVLRRSGDFYESTYRAMRTGVTMTLTSLAAMAVMAIVASIFSIGLLASIGTILVFGLAADLMNTYLLNVSLLRWYQFEGVAR